A genomic window from Hyla sarda isolate aHylSar1 chromosome 8, aHylSar1.hap1, whole genome shotgun sequence includes:
- the LOC130285392 gene encoding olfactory receptor 10J4-like, protein MTVPALSGLYSLVSGSNSIRCFSKQKSLLSSKGCVVLTDITAIVDWKALMGLVVVGIVGIMVAVLRENKKEQHDHTSEVLTERSGGDGYIVTYMVLVDSAFLAGGGENNQSGKSSSQKMKRREIPTNGTIFILLGFSDLSLMAQVSLFLFFLFSFFLSLVGNGLIILAVTLSPRLHTPMYFFLKVLSFVEILSITSTVPKALQSFFWGGRTISLLGCAAQFFFFIVAAACECALLTMMAYDRYMAICHPLRYMSFMTVNFCYQATLYLFIFAIVNAVIECFLIFSLPYCDSHLIAHFFCDIPPMMTIACANTFIVEIYQLLISATSTVVPSILIICSYIRILTSIFLLHSAESRQKAFVTCGSHLISVVIFFGTAMFVHLRLDNPFSSYDDRMLALSYCVIIPTINPLIYSLKNKEMKEAIWKLKLI, encoded by the exons ATGACAGTACCAGCTCTGTCTGGCCTGTAcagcctggtgtctggtagtaaTAGTATCCGCTGTTTCAGCAAGCAAAAGTCATTACTGTCTTCCAAGGGTTGTGTTGTTTTGACTGATATTACAGCCATTGTGGACTGGAAAGCACTAATGGGACTGGTAGTCGTGGGCATAGTGGGGATCATGGTGGCTGTGCTGAGGGAGAACAAAAAGGAGCAGCATGATCACACATCAGAAGTTCttactgagaggagtg GAGGAGATGGGTACATTGTCACATATATGGTGTTGGTTGATTCAGCCTTTCTGGCAGGAGGTGGAGAGAATAATCAATCAG GGAAGAGTTCATCTCAAAAGATGAAAAGAAGAGAGATCCCCACTAATGGGACAATATTCATCCTTCTTGGGTTTTCAGACTTGTCTCTTATGGCCCAGGTCTCTCTCttccttttcttccttttttctttctttctctcattGGTCGGTAATGGTCTCATCATCTTGGCTGTCACGCTCAGTCCTCGGCTCCATACTCCTATGTATTTCTTCTTAAAGGTTTTGTCATTTGTTGAAATTTTATCTATCACTTCTACAGTCCCTAAGGCTCTTCAGAGCTTCTTCTGGGGGGGACGGACTATCTCCCTGTTGGGTTGTGCTGCTCAGTTCTTTTTCTTTATAGTGGCCGCAGCTTGTGAATGTGCCTTGCTCACAATGATGGCCTATGACCGGTACATGGCCATATGTCACCCCCTCAGATACATGTCGTTTATGACTGTGAACTTTTGTTATCAAGCCACACTTTATCTCTTTATTTTTGCTATTGTTAATGCAGTCATAGAATGTTTCTTGATATTCAGTTTGCCCTATTGTGATTCTCATCTTATCGCTCACTTCTTCTGTGACATTCCACCAATGATGACTATAGCCTGTGCCAATACATTCATTGTCGAAATTTATCAATTACTCATAAGTGCAACTTCAACCGTGGTGCCATCTATTTTAATAATCTGCTCCTATATCAGGATCCTGACCTCCATattcctgctccactctgcagAGTCCCGGCAAAAAGCTTTTGTTACTTGTGGTTCTCACCTGATCTCTGTAGTTATTTTCTTTGGGACCGCCATGTTTGTTCATCTTCGATTGGACAATCCATTCTCTTCCTATGATGATAGGATGCTGGCACTTTCCTACTGTGTCATAATCCCAACTATCAATCCTTTGATCTACAGCCTGAAGAATAAGGAAATGAAGGAAGCCATCTGGAAACTGAAGCTAATATGA